TACTGCTGTTGTTCAGCCACAGCATGGGGGATTGGACTCTCCCTTTACCCTCAGCCGAACTGTTAGGGTAGTTCCCGTCGAGTCTCTGCACCTTCCCGCCACGGTCTGACGGGCTTGGCTCAGGATTGCCATATCGGGTGCTTGCCCCGACTTAGGTTCCCCTGAATTTGAGAACTTACACTTATAGGGTTTCCCCTATAAGGCTCAATTACCTTAAGTCCGTAGCGTCTACCGTTCCGCCACGCCCCCGGTAATATCACTGACGCTTCCCCATTATAGCACACTGGAGACGAAAAAACAAGAGATTAGAGAGGGTTTGCGGGCAGAAGAGAGGGGGAGGAAAAACACTTTTCTTGCTCACTTTTGACGAAGTCGTAGTAGTCTTGTACCAGTTGAGACATCAGTCTGTTCTTGATTCTACCTAGTACCCCCCTTAAAAGCCCATTCCCAGTACTCAACAACAGTGGTTTTGGTGTCAACCACAAGGGGGGCGGTAAATCAACGGTCACTTTTAGGTTGGCTTCCCCCCTCAGGTATACTCTCCCCTCCTTCTCTTGGGGCACTAGTTGACCCTCTAGTTGCAGGGAAAAACGACGGTTGAGATATTCTAACCCCCTCAGCTCACAGGACACCGACTTGAGGTAAACATGACCCTCTGGGGTTGCCCACACTCTTAGTACTGCTGTAGGCTGAAAGTAGTACAAGTCCAAAAAACCTAGAGGTTGCATTTGTATACGATAACAATCATCGCCCAGGGGCTTCATTAGTTTCTTGTCAGCAATGGCCTTTACCAGTCGCTGGGGTTGACGTAGATAATGGCAGATTGGTATTTCCTGTGGTTTTACCTCTATATTGACACTTTCCTTTGCCTCAAAAATGATTTGCATAGTTATGTTAATTTTTTTACCGTCTTTATCTTAATATAACTTAACATTTTGCTGGAAGGGGAATTATTGGTGCATGGCCCTGGCTAACTCGGCGGCTACCTCTGGACGGGAAAACTCGGGGGGGGGTAATTCGCCACGCCTCAGCATTTCTCTCACCTTGGTGCCGGACAGGTGAATCCGTTGTTCGGGGGTGGCTGGGCTGGTTTTGGAGGTAGCCATCTGTTGGGTTACAGTACACCAGAAGGCGTGTTCAAACTTCAGGGGAATAATGCCAATTTCTTCTGGGGCAAATTCGTCAAATATCTTCTGGGCGTCATAGGTGCCATAATAATCCCCCACTCCCGCATGGTCTCTTCCTACTATGAAATGTGTACAACCGTAGTTCTTGCGGACAAGGGCATGGAAAATGGCTTCCCTAGGACCCGCATAACGCATAGCGGCAGGGTTTATGGCCAAAATTACCCTATTTTTGGGGAAGTATTTTTCAATCATGATCTCATAGCACCGCATGCGCACGTCGGCGGGAATGTCATCACTCTTGGTAGCGCCCACCAAGGGGTGCAAGAAAAGCCCATCCACGATCTCCATAGCACATTTGATGATGTACTCGTGAGCCCGATGAATAGGATTACGGGTTTGAAAACCTACTACTGTTTTCCAGCCCCTCTCTACAAACATCTTCCTGGACTGGGCAGGATCTATCTGATATTGTGGAAACAGGGGATGAGGTTCCCTGTGTAACAACCAAATAGGTCCTGCCAGATTCACTTCCCCTTGTTGGTACAACACTTGTACCCCGGGGTGCTTCTCATCATCAGTACGGTAGACGTTGATGGCCTCATGAGCCTTGTTATAACGGTATTTCTGGGTCAGTTCCAGTACCCCAACAAATCGCCCCTGGGGGTCATCCAAACGCACCCAGCTGCCTTCCTTTAGGGTGTCCGCAACCTCCTGACTCACCGAAAGGGTAATAGGCAACGACCAAGGTAGCCCATTTTTCAAACGCATCTCTTCTATTACCCTCTCGTAGTCCTCCTGATTCATAAAACCATTAAGTGGACTATATCCCCCAATGGCAATCATAATCAAATCCGAATAGGCTCGCTCATCCAGCCTTACTCTGGGCAAGTGTGAAGCCTGTGCCATGAATTCGTCCCTCTCTGCCGGGGTAGCCACTCTATTTACTAAATGTCCCCCATGAGGCGCAATTGTCTCTACTGTCCTACTCATCCCCAATTTCTCCTCTTTTGTCCACTTCTCTTCCAATCCCTATCCTATCAGGCAATGGACAGCCCTTCAAAAAAAATTCTCTTAAGAATTGAAAGTTATATTGCTATCTAGTTATAATGCTATTAGGCTTGTCAATAAGGGGCCGAGAACAGCACCTAGAAAACTGAATCAGGGATCATAACCTTCATCGTCGCACCGCTAGTGGACGTGGTGCCCACCGCCAATGCCATTGGCTTGCACTCCCTTAGGGGGGACGGTGGGAGTTTCCTATCTATCGGTAGCCTACTCTGCCCCCATGTCTGCTACTACGGCAGTCTGGTAACCCCTCGCGAAACCACTAAAACCGAATCTCAAAACTGTGGGTAGAAATTCGGCCAGGGGAAAGAAACCTACAACATCGTGGTAGCTCATGGTTGTTTTGGCAGGCTGATTTTCTAAACTTCTTCCCGGGGGCATGGCCGGTGGTGGGTGTCTAGTTTGCTAGTGTAGCCGCCTGCTGTTCGCCCTCAATCTCAATGGCTTCAACTTCAACCGCTCCATCCTCGACATTTATGGCCGTGTCATCAACGGCTACGCCAACATTGGGATTGAGGCAATGCACCCTCGCAACGTCCACAACTTCCCTCTAGACTTGGCTAGCGCCGTTTCCACTTCCGTGTCCCTGATTTGTGGCTAATTTCCTCGATTTCTCCTGCACCCTTTTTTAACCCCCTGGGGTAACTCGGGGGGTTTTTCTTTTGCTCTACCCCTGAAAAATACAATTTTCCCTCAAATATGCCCCCAATTACTCCCTAAATACCCTACTTTCTCTTCGTTAATACTCCTTATTTTTAATTTTTTTTTCTAAAAATTTGCCCCATATTTTCTATTATAATATTTCCTGGTATTTAAACCTTTGCTTTGCAAAATGTTCTGGTTTTTCTAGATAAAAAATGGCAAAACAGATATATCATGCCGGGGAATTTTACATATAATATCATTCCTAGAATAATGTCTATAATTGGCGAATGTATATCAGCATAATCCCATGGTTTAATATACAAAAATGAAGAATATTGGCCTAGGTAAAAGTAAACGTTAAATGCGGCATTTGATAACATGAGCGGAAGACGAAAGAGGCAACATTATCAATCAGCATTTAAGGAAGTGACAACAGGCATGTCGTGAGGAGAATTGGTGTCTGGTGACTGAATTGAAGTCTACAATCCTAGCATAGTACTTGCTTATAGGCTCAAAGACTGTCCACTCCCCTTAGCAGGCTACCCCGCAAAAAAACAGCCACACCAGTAGTTACTTTTAGCGAGTTTAAAGAGTCTCGCCTGGGTGGAATATTAATTTCTCCCTATTTATTCCCTAATACTCTCTTTTGACTGTAGGATTATTATTACTGCAGTTGCCGACTCCCTATTGCTGAATTAACTACAGAAAATTATTATCATTCTTATACAGCAAGTTATCTCCCATTTTTAGATAGCCTAATAATAACCCACCTAACCCCTACATCCTACCCCCTACACCCTACATCCTACCTCCTAAATTGGCCTTTTGGGAGAAGAAATAATAAGTCAGTGGTTGAAAGGAAGGGATTGCAGGATATTATAGGAGGAGTTTTTCGGCGGAGGGAGGAC
The Geminocystis sp. M7585_C2015_104 genome window above contains:
- a CDS encoding DUF1997 domain-containing protein; this encodes MQIIFEAKESVNIEVKPQEIPICHYLRQPQRLVKAIADKKLMKPLGDDCYRIQMQPLGFLDLYYFQPTAVLRVWATPEGHVYLKSVSCELRGLEYLNRRFSLQLEGQLVPQEKEGRVYLRGEANLKVTVDLPPPLWLTPKPLLLSTGNGLLRGVLGRIKNRLMSQLVQDYYDFVKSEQEKCFSSPSLLPANPL
- the sat gene encoding sulfate adenylyltransferase codes for the protein MSRTVETIAPHGGHLVNRVATPAERDEFMAQASHLPRVRLDERAYSDLIMIAIGGYSPLNGFMNQEDYERVIEEMRLKNGLPWSLPITLSVSQEVADTLKEGSWVRLDDPQGRFVGVLELTQKYRYNKAHEAINVYRTDDEKHPGVQVLYQQGEVNLAGPIWLLHREPHPLFPQYQIDPAQSRKMFVERGWKTVVGFQTRNPIHRAHEYIIKCAMEIVDGLFLHPLVGATKSDDIPADVRMRCYEIMIEKYFPKNRVILAINPAAMRYAGPREAIFHALVRKNYGCTHFIVGRDHAGVGDYYGTYDAQKIFDEFAPEEIGIIPLKFEHAFWCTVTQQMATSKTSPATPEQRIHLSGTKVREMLRRGELPPPEFSRPEVAAELARAMHQ